The following are encoded in a window of Amycolatopsis lexingtonensis genomic DNA:
- a CDS encoding patatin-like phospholipase family protein: MSLADLPRPIGFVLGGGGSLGAMQVGMLRALTEAGATPDLVTGTSVGSLNAAVLARSGGDALADLHGIWAHMTRAEAFPGGVLSRVRTLTQSKTHLFPNSGLAGIIADHLGAETRFEDLALPLGVVTTQVDTAEPLLIRSGRLLEPLLASCAIPGIFPPVEHEGRLLYDGGLVANVPMRQALAMGAKSLVVLDCAFPGKMPDAPRTFAEVIMFTAMISMRNQAVLEAPVAAASVPVVYLPGPAPVRVNPLDFGHTEELAEQAYQAAREYLDGLAVRGPGLYGAPGLVVT; encoded by the coding sequence ATGAGTCTCGCGGATCTTCCCCGGCCGATCGGCTTCGTCCTCGGCGGTGGCGGCAGCCTCGGCGCCATGCAGGTCGGCATGCTGCGCGCGCTGACCGAAGCGGGGGCCACGCCGGACCTCGTGACGGGCACGTCGGTCGGCTCGCTGAACGCCGCCGTCCTGGCCCGCTCCGGCGGCGACGCCTTGGCCGACCTGCACGGCATCTGGGCACACATGACCCGCGCGGAGGCGTTCCCCGGCGGCGTGCTGAGCCGCGTCCGGACGCTGACGCAGAGCAAAACGCACCTGTTCCCCAATTCCGGCCTGGCGGGGATCATCGCCGACCACCTCGGCGCCGAAACGCGGTTCGAGGACCTGGCGCTGCCGCTCGGCGTCGTCACGACGCAGGTCGACACGGCCGAACCGTTGCTCATCCGGTCCGGGCGGCTGCTCGAGCCGCTGCTGGCCAGCTGCGCGATCCCGGGCATCTTCCCGCCGGTGGAGCACGAGGGGCGGCTCCTCTACGACGGCGGGCTCGTCGCGAACGTGCCGATGCGGCAGGCACTGGCCATGGGCGCGAAGTCGTTGGTGGTGCTGGATTGCGCGTTCCCGGGGAAGATGCCGGACGCGCCGCGGACGTTCGCCGAGGTGATCATGTTCACCGCGATGATCAGCATGCGGAACCAGGCCGTGCTGGAAGCGCCGGTGGCCGCGGCTTCGGTGCCGGTGGTCTACCTGCCGGGTCCCGCACCCGTACGTGTGAACCCGCTCGACTTCGGGCACACGGAGGAACTGGCGGAACAGGCGTACCAGGCGGCGCGGGAGTACCTCGACGGGCTCGCGGTGCGCGGCCCGGGACTTTACGGTGCCCCGGGCCTCGTCGTCACGTGA